From the Drosophila willistoni isolate 14030-0811.24 chromosome 2L unlocalized genomic scaffold, UCI_dwil_1.1 Seg168, whole genome shotgun sequence genome, the window ACGTCATAAACGAggataaaaaaataaataacaaaacgaacattttaattttggttttgaacattttttaataGGGGTTTCTAATATTTGTGTCATGCATTTTACACATTACTTTCTTCTTGATTAAAATCTAAACTGCCTGTTAAAACAGTTATATATTAAGTGACAAAACAAATCTTTATTATATTATTCGAAGTTGAATCGAGTTGAGTATTGATTGACTCTCTGATCTTTGTGCCCCCCACGTAAAGATGGATGGGTAGGTGACGCTCGTTCTCCTTATTGATAATCTGGCGTTCAAAATTGTTGATTATGTCGTGCACTAGCTTTTCCGTTATCCTTGAGCAATACATCAACTTTAATTCTCTCAATTTTGGACACCCAAGTATCAGCTGCAATACGCCAGAGTCGCTTATATTTTGGCAATCCACTAGACAAATATACTCAAGTTTTTTTAAGTTGGTGAACTCCTCCAGAATATCATTACTAATGGCACCCGCAAGCCATATGATTAGTTTCTGCAATACGCTCAGCTTTCCAATTTGCATGAGCATCTGATTTGTTAACCCGCCAGCATTGTGAATGTGTAATTGTTCCAGTTTCTTTGACTTCAAAGCAACCAGCTGATCGAGGAATTTGCCAAATATGTCAACCGAGGCTATGCATCTAATCTGAACTATCTTAAGATTAGGCAGATCGGCTATCCTCTCATAATTGGTTTCGTTATCGATGTCGAAACGTAAAGTTTCGATTGAAGTTAGATTACTAGGAATCTTCGTAATATACGACTGCTCTGACTCTGAAGACCCATAAGCATCTGGTTGAAGCCAACTGTCGCTGGGCTTGGCTCCAAATTGATGTCCATTCACCAGGTGAACTTCAAGATGTAAGGCTTTGGCTGCATCAAGTGCATTGGCAAATAAAATCCTACCAGTTTTCATATCCTGCTTCACTTCTTTATCCGATCTTTCTTTTCGTTCCGAGGATTCCGGATTTCCGCATGTGTCAAAGAGCTGAAGTCGTACCACATTGCCGTAACTCTTGAAATGCCTAAGTATCTCATCCTCACTTAACtggaaaacaataaaaaatctTATAGAGGACAATAGTAGGATTTGCTTGATCAGAACTTACCTCTGCTGGAATGTTGTACAGATACAACTCCTGAACAGGAATGCGGTCCTCTGTGTAATACTTGTCATTCTTGATATAGTATTTTGTAGAAGCTGTAGaagaacaataaaaaaagTCATTGTCCTAGTTCTTTATGCTTTAGTCTAATTATTCGCTTACCAGAATAACTAAATCCATCCATTTTAGTCGTTTTTCTCTTTAACTTCTTAGAAATTATTCGTTTTCGTTTGACGTCTCAATCTTAAATGAAATCATTAATGATAATTTCACATCCTGGATAAAATATTTCTGTTCTGTGTTCAAAACAAAGgcttgtgcaaaaaaaaaacaaaattaaattgtgcaaaaatgcaaaataaaaacacacccaactaaagatacagattctgAATCATTGAAATCTGTGAATCGTGTGGAAACTGCTGAtatatagtatgtatgtacataggcGTTTGTGTTTAATCATCATTGTTTACTTTTGAGCTTCTACTAGACCGATAAACGTAAACACTGGCCAAATATTATATCTTTTATTTGTACATACGAGGGTGGTCCGATAAGTACTTAGCCTCACCGCCCAGTGGCGTCACTATggcaaaaaaaagtttattatcGTGTAGAACCATCTTTTAGACGACAAAGCTCAAAATTTCATTCGAATCGAATTTGTGGTTTTGTTTTGACCCTGTGTGCGAGTGAGCGTGTTCACGGATTttagaaaaatggaaaaacagcAATATCGATCTGTGATTCGATTCTTGATTTGGAAGGGACACCGCGAAGTGAAATCAAAGAGCGTTTGGATACTGTGTACGGTGAGTCTTCTCCTTCGATGGCGACCGTCAAAAATTGGTTCAACGAGTTTCAACGTGGTCGCACTTTCGAGATATCTCGAAAGACCGCGTGGGTTATATACTGCATGAAATTTTGGGCATGAGAAAGCTGTCGGCGCGATAGGTGCCGCGTTTACTTACTCCGGACAACTGTAAGACGACATCAGACCATTGTTTGACGCTGTTTAGATGTAATCCGAAGGAGTTTTGTAACCGTCGACGAGACTTGGATCCACTGTCGAATTATTCGAAATAGTGGATCAGGCGAATCTGTGCTCTTTCACCATGACAACGCACCGGCTCACACCTCCGCCGTCGCCATGGCCAAATTGGTCGAATTGGGCTACGAACTGCGGCCCCATCTACCTTATTCTCCAGATTTGGCCCCGTGCGACTTCTTTTAGTTTCCAAACTTCAAAAAGTCACTCGCCTGGCAGAAATTTGAGGAAGTCATCGCCGCCACGGAGGCCCATTTTCAGACCTCAAGAAAACTTATTTTTCAGACGGGTTAAAAAAGTTGGAGCATCGCTGGATCAAGTGTATCAACCTTAAAGGAGACTATATTGAGAAATAAATCGACACTTCTTCCAAAATGTTCGTTTTCATTTGTAGGCTAAGTACTTATCGGACTGCCCTCGTACAGTGGGTCacagtttgtttgtttgtaagGGTATTTCCAAGGAATTCTGTTTTTGGAGAACACAGCAAAAATTGTGTGAACCATGAAAAAgtaaattgaaaatgcatttgttttaGGACATTCTTTGACAGATTAGCATGAGTACTCGACAGACCTTACtgatttaatataaaatattattactGTTTCAAACATAAATTCAGATTTGTACTTATACCCCTACTAATTAGACAACGATTTATGTCTTAGACTTCAATTCAAAAGGTAGTTTTTAGATTAACAAAACGAATTTAATGTAAAATGATTTTCAGTAGAGTAACCACGAAATAGAAATAATTTAGAGGTGTGtgtatagaaaatattaagaaGAAAGATGATGAATTCTCATACTACTCACGATTTTAGTTTCTTTTAAGCATTAGTTGTAATCGTTGGACCCAAATATAATGTTGAAGTTGCTCTGGTATTGTTTTCATAAGGATTTATAtcaattatataaataaatataaatatactcCATAGGTTTCCTTACCCATGTCGCTTCATTAGATCCAGCAATTAGATGTAGATTTCTTAGCTAAAGAATTCTTAAATGTTATAAGTATTTACACTCATATTaaagaatttttcttttagatttcatcataaaatattatatttaataaaagtaCAATTAAGTACGCTTTTTACTCTGTTTAATTGTTATTACCGAAAAGCTTGCATTTAACTGCCCAGCCGAGAAGTTTTGCATAGACTGAAAGCTTTTACTTTTAAGTTTCtttgcaaaaatgttatcagttgaatttaaatatgaCCAAACAAGATAAGATTTGCTAGAGAGATAatgcaaataaacaaattcagAAAGTAAGTCGTCGCGCGTACTTGGGTATACTTCAGATGCCTAATAACCTCATACCCCGTAGAATATGACCACAATAGAGATTAGTATTGACAGGAGAACTGTCATGAAATGCGTAGTTTACTCTGTACTATCTACCGCTACAACTAAACAGGTTAAcaactaaattaaattaaattaaagcagAGAAAAATGAAAGTATCAACACGGAGATCTGGATCGAACGAATCTATAATTATTGCAGTCTGAGGCCACATGACTCATTGGTAAACATATTATTgaaggtcaaaaaaaaaagattttccaGAATGATTTCCTAGCAAAAGAccaatctatatatataaaagaaagtcgTGTTAGTTACAACACTTATAACTCGAGATCTGGTGAACCAATTTGCATGGTTTTTGATTTCTTGTATTTGTCTCCACCCCGAATAGGAAAATAcatcttaaaaactataaataaTTGCCGGAAAACCCCTTAAAACAGCCAATTTACCCTATTTTCCCTatacaaacgttttctaacagtcaatttaaataaagtcaactgttgttttaatgtcattgtagtgctctgcaatatacaatgtgaaaactgaaggaaaaattcgaatattgtgttttgtgcAGTGTTTAGTAACCCATATTATCAAACGAAACCCATTAGCAATCTAATCATTATGCCACGTCCTAGAAGATCTAATCTTTCCCGGCGGAGCCGTAATGCAATTAGGCAACAGAACATCCCGAGTCAATTATCCGATGAACAAGGAGAAATTACACGAGAAGAGCGCCGCGTTAATATTCAACGAAGAAGAGCATTAATTCGTGCTTCTCAATCACGAGAGCAAAGTGAAGCAGCCCGTGAAAGAGCTCGGTTGGTAATGCAGAATCGTCGAGCGAACAACAGAAGGCAACAAATATGTAGATAATTTGCGACGCAGAACAAGATATTTAGCTGATTTGAATCGAGCAGCGTTTCGATACGATTGCAGTTTTCCGGAGAAACGCCTGGATTATGCTGCCTTAATGGTAAAGTGAAATTGCCAGTGTTGAGTCCGCCACATGACATCATTTGGGGCAGACATTATCGAACACGGAGGATTTAATCCGACATTTAAGGTTACCACCGCACAATTTGCGCCTAAAGGTTGGCTCCGTAGTAATCATGCTTCGAAACATAAAGCAACCAAAACTGTGCAACGGTACGCGTTTGGTGGTTAGTAAATTGATGAACAATGTAATTTACGCTACGATAATGATAGGAAAATTCAAAGGTAAAGAAGTTCTCAATTCGAGGATCCCGATGATCCTAACCGATATGccgtttgaatttaaaagactTCAATTTCCGATACGTCTTGCATTTGCCATGACCAACAACAAATCACAAGGCCAATCCTTAAAAGTTTGTGGTTTAAATCTAGAACATTCATGTTTTTCCCATGGTCAATTATACGTGGCATGTTCACGGGTCGGAAGACCATCtgcgttgtttgtttttgcgcctgataataaaacaaaaaatatcgTGTATCACAAGGTACTTAAGTGAAGAGCAACCTATGTACTaaatacagaaataataatgaatgattaatgaagttatttaattttttgttgtattttttccaaaaaaaaacacaatctgCTTATTTATTGTCATTAAGGTGGAACAAAGTTCGCCGGGTCTCTAGTATTTTATAAAAGTAATTCAGAAACTTATATTTatacttaaatataatttccACACTGTGCAGGCGCAACACTATTCTAGGGTGCAAGTCACAATACACCCCTCTGTAATGTGATTGAAGGATAAAGataagaaacaaagaaaatttgGTTCTCCTAttcaattccaaaatattGGCTCACATTGCCAATAAGTATGGTgcagtaaaataaatttaatttcatgtcccattttttttatacccttgcagggggtattataaaattggtcagatgtttgtaacgcacacgTTTTCGTTCGTCGGTGCGTATGGGTTTTACTCAGCAATCTTAAAAGCTATAGCGACGAATCTTGGTAAttgagctacttataaccCGGGTAacataaaatatgaaaatcatcatgatcggaccactatatcgtTTAGTTCTAAAAGAAACATAGGTcaaaaaattggagtatcccctaTGAAacttactaatatgatagttttttttatataaaacctTAGATCCCAAAGTTTTAATCTggtcggataaatataacacaagttacagtcaatataaatcggctcaagCGCtaccggcagcgctgcttgctgcctactacgtcatcatcaaatccaCAGAGCACATACATACTAGAGGGCTGCATGAATGgaagcaaagtcaaagtcaaatgaatccattcgaattgaattcaaataaatgagtgacaactacacaatgaaatgaatgagtgtgagtttgtacttgtcatatctcgcaaaatacgtaactctgtttaatgaaaggcaatgaattgagtgtcaaaacatcgaattgtactaaggcactcgaatcattagaattattcgaattaactcatttttattgggatgtttaaaagcaacaaaaactaattattttatcaaaaatgtatggaaaataatggcgaaatgggggctattaaaattaaaatatgctatacaccaaaaacttaaggacacagttgtggatttgacaatttgggacaaattttgtaaaatctattttttctaaattagattcctagttgccacgaaccgtgaaaacataaataaggctttctaatatattataaaaaaaaattatattctttaaTCCATCATATATACAATGGATCtactttttaatatacttcactatttggaaaaaaaattcttctctATCTCAGTAGGTCCCCACTGAGCCACTAACCACTCTAGTTTTGTAGTACAGTAATCAcatatagttaaaaaatatacaatacaaataaatactaaatactaaaatcagaattggaattcgaatgcattcgaatcatagcaactcattgactcactttctaactcattcaattcgttttgtttcgtttgaatgttgtgcgactgatttttacgtcgcacactcatttagttgaagtcgattttcaaagtcattcaattcatttaattggttttgaatgttgttaactcgaattgatttttctttcattaatgcagctctctaatacatacacacacagacgcaacgctacacgaactgtatgtgtatgcgtgccgtgctttgcttagggaatgatggaagaagaagaataaattgtagtaaaaagagtaataatgttttctttgtGAATgatgatgaattgagttgcataaaaataattttgaacatgtaaaaatattgccaaggactgcaagggcaTTTAAACTTCTTcgatatttggtttttttaagGTTTTGTTATCAATTAACCAAAATAGAATTCATTGTCGAGACAAAGACGATTATTAGAATGTTTTTTGACGTTTTTAAGTGGAACGCAGTTTGGAactgattattattatttctacAGCTACTtgtgtatttataatataGTATAGAAACAGTCATCCGATCCCACATAGAAACTGAATGATTATTTTCAATCagcattaaataaaataaaatttgggGGAAAAACATTGCATAAAGACATTTTATTGATTTGGTTCATTTCGAAATAAGTTGGAATGAAGTCGAAAATTTTGGAGATGACAATCTTGGTTTCAGTtaaattatattctttttatGCAAAGAattgataaatattttgtttaaatgcaatttgaaTTGATTTATAAAGGGATATATATGTACCCATATATGAAACGAAATGAGTTCATGGtcagaatatatgtatgagcGTATAGTTTCAGCGCAACAAAATGCGGTTCATAAGTTCACATTTTTAATTCACCAAAGTGAATACTCAGGTTTATTTTCCTTCCTtcttaaattctttttaagCAATGTACCCAAAAGCAGagtgaataaaataaaagtgaaaacatGAAAAAGGAATGAGCGCAAATAACGAGAAACTGAGTGTTTTTGCTTTTCCTGGTTTTGAACTGCTATGTAGTTCGCTTTCAATTTATCTTCCAATTTCTGAATTTTAACTTCGTAATTTGTTATGTGAACATCTTTCTCATTAACTTTTGTCTCCAATCGATCCTTCAGTTGCTGATTTTCACCTTCAAGTTTCTCATTGGAGTGTTCTAACAGAGCATTCAGCTCTTTGAGTTTTTGAACTGCTTTGTAGTTCGCTTTTAATTTATCTTCCAATTCCTTAATTTTTACTTCGTAATTTGTTATGTAAACATCTTTCTCATTAACTTTTGTCTCCAATCGAACCTTCAGTTGCTGATTTTCACCTTCAAGTTTCTCATTGGAGTGTTCTAACAGAGCATTCAGCTCTTTGAGTTTTTGAACTGCTTCGTAGTTCGCTTTCAATTTATCTTCCAATTCCTGAATTTTAACTTCGTAATTTGTTATGTAAACATCTTTCTCATTAACTTTTGTCTCCAATCGATCCTTCAGTTGCTGATTTTCACCTTCAAGTTTCTCATTGGAGTGTTCTAACAGAGCATTCAGCTCTTTGAGTTTTTGAACTGCTTCGTAGTTCGCTTTCAATTTATCTTCCAATTCTTGAATTTTAACTTCGTAATTTGTTATGTGAACATCTTTCTCATTAACTTTTGTCTCCAATCGATCCTTCAGTTGCTGATTTTCACCTTCAAGTTTCTCATTGGAGTGTTCTAACTGGGCATTCAACTCTTTGAGTTGAATTGCAGCTTTAGTTTGATTCACCAGTTGATCCTCCAATTGCTGGTTTTGAGCATCAAATCTCCTGACCCATGATGACGACTCCTCTAAAGCAGTATTCGACTCTATAAGTTGATTTTTGTACATTAATAAAATTTCTGCAATTTTTTTATcttcaacaatttttgtttgttctaaATCTGGCATGATATTGGGCCTAATTTCGCTTAAGATTTTCATATCAATCGTTCCATTTAAAGCCATTGCAATAAGAGTGTCGATTTGTCGGTCTTTCAACTTAATGGCATCAGCCGCTTGCTGCAATATTGGTGTCACTTTTTGGTAACAGTTTCCCTCGCACTTAATGTTTATTATCTCGAATCCTTCGATTAactgaaattttaaattagaATTCATTTTGTTCCGTCTACCCGTACTCACAATCAGAATGCATATTTACCGAATTGTATTCAAACGCAGTATTGTCTTCCCCACCCTCCATTTTGTCCAACATCAGATTGACTATGTTTGGATCCATTTTAACTAGACTCTAACTTTTCCCGAAAAAACCTGTGCTTGATCAACCGAAAGAGTTCAGACTGTTTCACTTGCTGAACAATAGAGTCTTctttatatatgcatataataCGCATCCGTAATCTCCTCTACATATACAGATGGACAACTGATTATGATAAGGTGAATGCTTCTTGTTAACATTTAATCAAAATGAGACTCATTATCGAGtttaattattgttattataacTTTTAACGCAAAAGTTATCGGCTTGTACTCGTTGTAGTTATTATAACTCAGTTAAATTTTGCAATCTTTTTTAAGATTATTTCCAAGTACTACAAATTATTTGTGGACCTATTTTTGATAGCTTTGTctttatatctttatatatgttgttgagtacctacaATTCAGAAACTACTGAACCGATTGCGTTTAAATTTTGACACACTGTGGAGTCAGGTTCAAGAttggtttttatacccttgcaaaaagggtatgttaattttggtcagaagtgtgcaacgcatagaaggaagcatctccgaccatataaagtatatatattcttgatcagcatgacgagacgagttcatatagccatgtccgtctgtccgtccgtctggatcaacgcaaactcctcctagaccgttagagctacagagttgaaatgcatgtaggcttgtatatactgtaggggttgtatatctcggattcagctggatcggaccactatatcatatagtgacatttctcaataactt encodes:
- the LOC111519586 gene encoding uncharacterized protein LOC111519586, with amino-acid sequence MDGFSYSASTKYYIKNDKYYTEDRIPVQELYLYNIPAELSEDEILRHFKSYGNVVRLQLFDTCGNPESSERKERSDKEVKQDMKTGRILFANALDAAKALHLEVHLVNGHQFGAKPSDSWLQPDAYGSSESEQSYITKIPSNLTSIETLRFDIDNETNYERIADLPNLKIVQIRCIASVDIFGKFLDQLVALKSKKLEQLHIHNAGGLTNQMLMQIGKLSVLQKLIIWLAGAISNDILEEFTNLKKLEYICLVDCQNISDSGVLQLILGCPKLRELKLMYCSRITEKLVHDIINNFERQIINKENERHLPIHLYVGGTKIRESINTQLDSTSNNIIKICFVT
- the LOC26528956 gene encoding putative leucine-rich repeat-containing protein DDB_G0290503 encodes the protein MDPNIVNLMLDKMEESNTALEESSSWVRRFDAQNQQLEDQLVNQTKAAIQLKELNAQLEHSNEKLEGENQQLKDRLETKVNEKDVHITNYEVKIQELEDKLKANYEAVQKLKELNALLEHSNEKLEGENQQLKDRLETKVNEKDVYITNYEVKIQELEDKLKANYEAVQKLKELNALLEHSNEKLEGENQQLKVRLETKVNEKDVYITNYEVKIKELEDKLKANYKAVQKLKELNALLEHSNEKLEGENQQLKDRLETKN